One segment of Rubripirellula amarantea DNA contains the following:
- the pdxA gene encoding 4-hydroxythreonine-4-phosphate dehydrogenase PdxA, translated as MSSQPRIAISVGDVAGVGPELALKCAALPEITERCTPVLYGPLVILKRIATLLKLALPKDIVDVGDAGEVSHGHFSLATGQASFDAFNLAISDAMSGKVAGVVTGPIQKQAWHLAGIPFPGHTEVLAERTGTDDFCMMLTSREISCVLTTIHVPLADVPSMLTTDLVIKAITLANEAMTKRHGRPGRIVVCGLNPHAGENGLFSHGEEQSIIIPAVDFCHVRGMNVVGPVPPDTAFTPSMRAKTDAYVCMYHDQGLIPLKALSFDDAVNVTLGLPIVRTSVDHGTAMDLAWQGTANHQSMVAAIDMAVDLSCG; from the coding sequence ATGTCATCTCAACCTCGTATTGCTATTTCCGTGGGTGACGTTGCCGGCGTGGGACCTGAACTGGCACTCAAATGCGCGGCCCTGCCAGAGATCACTGAAAGATGCACCCCAGTCCTGTATGGCCCGTTGGTCATATTGAAACGCATCGCAACTTTGTTGAAGCTGGCTTTGCCAAAAGACATTGTTGACGTTGGTGACGCCGGCGAAGTGAGTCACGGGCATTTTTCGCTAGCGACGGGACAGGCCTCCTTCGATGCGTTTAACTTGGCGATTAGCGACGCGATGTCAGGCAAAGTCGCCGGAGTGGTGACGGGGCCGATTCAGAAACAGGCTTGGCATTTAGCAGGAATCCCCTTTCCGGGTCACACCGAAGTATTGGCCGAGCGAACTGGCACCGATGACTTTTGCATGATGCTGACGAGCCGCGAAATTTCCTGTGTGCTAACAACGATCCACGTTCCGCTTGCGGATGTCCCGTCGATGTTAACAACGGACCTAGTCATTAAAGCGATCACGCTTGCTAATGAAGCAATGACCAAACGGCATGGACGTCCGGGTCGGATCGTTGTTTGCGGATTGAATCCACACGCTGGAGAAAACGGATTGTTCTCTCATGGCGAAGAGCAGTCGATCATTATACCGGCAGTTGATTTCTGTCATGTGCGTGGCATGAATGTCGTTGGCCCCGTGCCCCCGGACACCGCTTTTACACCGTCCATGCGTGCGAAGACGGATGCCTACGTTTGCATGTACCACGACCAGGGATTGATTCCATTGAAGGCGTTGTCATTTGATGATGCTGTGAACGTGACCTTAGGTTTGCCCATCGTTCGCACCAGTGTCGACCATGGCACCGCGATGGACTTGGCTTGGCAGGGGACCGCGAATCACCAAAGCATGGTGGCAGCGATAGATATGGCGGTTGATTTGTCCTGTGGCTGA
- a CDS encoding DUF6702 family protein produces MHLLSLLFLLMHPVHETVSEVEWNEQTKSVEVAVRFHRLDEEWILKQPVVKNFGDKFNSETPELSGDEASELGRRAMGYLGRHYCFKGFQDPQAIALYRWIGRKEEGAHVWWYFEVVSNDKTRPTLIDLTLLFEHNQNYTHRVVFLDQSPKTSVNLTSAKHQVSLPSPQSSELKQSQP; encoded by the coding sequence ATGCATTTACTCTCGTTGTTGTTCCTGTTGATGCATCCTGTCCATGAGACTGTGTCCGAAGTGGAGTGGAACGAGCAAACCAAATCGGTCGAAGTGGCCGTTCGTTTTCACAGGCTCGACGAGGAATGGATCCTTAAACAGCCTGTCGTCAAGAACTTCGGCGATAAATTCAACTCTGAAACGCCCGAGCTAAGTGGCGACGAAGCAAGTGAATTGGGGCGACGCGCGATGGGATACTTAGGTCGTCACTATTGTTTCAAAGGCTTTCAGGATCCACAAGCGATTGCCTTATACCGCTGGATCGGTCGCAAGGAAGAAGGAGCCCACGTATGGTGGTACTTCGAAGTCGTCTCCAATGACAAAACGCGTCCCACATTGATTGACCTAACTCTACTGTTCGAACACAACCAAAATTACACGCATCGAGTCGTGTTTCTCGATCAATCCCCCAAGACTTCCGTCAATCTGACGTCGGCGAAGCATCAGGTTTCACTGCCTAGTCCGCAATCGTCAGAGCTGAAGCAAAGCCAACCATGA
- a CDS encoding competence/damage-inducible protein A, whose translation MTASSDTPTLPMTGEVISIGDEMTSGARLDTNAQWLSRRMGELGIEIQYHSTVGDSLANNIDVFRVAANRADVIVCTGGLGPTRDDLTREALAALANQPLVMKPSAMAHIESMFAKRNREMPARNRNQAMFPEGSDEIFNPQGTAPGVDITVTRDDGSRSRIFALPGVPAEMKQMFDDTVAPRIMESFSGANHIRHHVMKFFGTGESDMEERLGDMIDRNRTPRVGITVSSATISLRISATGVTPEACQSQIDATREEILTRVGEFYFGDGETFEQQDAIELLLAERNQSLAIIEYGLAAPLGDWFAALGKSHSYVGGLSFANAAELARMFGCDDHEIALATIRQNTGADWTLLVDSYPLLDHTSDKPVEPEEVRFLVTGPKVTNLNANASDTPEAGGNQPEFKRLAVVQTCADQLTECTYEKCVKLGGHPSIVHARIAKAAMAFLRSLLANQETL comes from the coding sequence ATGACTGCATCCTCGGATACCCCTACCCTGCCAATGACCGGCGAAGTGATTTCGATTGGCGACGAAATGACGAGCGGAGCTCGCCTTGATACCAACGCCCAGTGGCTTAGTCGCCGAATGGGTGAGTTGGGGATCGAAATTCAATATCACAGCACGGTGGGTGATTCTCTTGCCAATAACATTGACGTGTTCCGGGTTGCGGCAAATCGGGCCGATGTGATTGTTTGCACCGGAGGTCTCGGACCAACTCGCGACGACCTCACGCGCGAAGCTTTGGCTGCGCTTGCTAATCAGCCCCTCGTAATGAAGCCGTCCGCGATGGCTCACATCGAGTCGATGTTCGCGAAACGAAATCGCGAGATGCCCGCACGAAACCGAAACCAGGCGATGTTCCCCGAAGGTAGCGACGAAATCTTTAACCCTCAAGGAACCGCACCTGGGGTGGATATCACGGTGACTCGTGATGACGGTTCCCGATCACGGATCTTCGCTCTGCCAGGTGTGCCAGCCGAAATGAAGCAGATGTTCGATGACACCGTTGCACCGCGAATCATGGAGTCCTTTTCGGGTGCCAACCATATACGCCACCACGTGATGAAGTTTTTCGGAACGGGCGAAAGCGATATGGAAGAGCGTTTAGGCGACATGATCGACCGCAATCGCACTCCGCGAGTTGGAATCACAGTCAGTTCGGCAACGATCTCATTACGCATCAGTGCAACTGGCGTAACACCGGAAGCTTGCCAATCGCAAATCGATGCAACTCGAGAAGAGATTTTGACTCGAGTCGGCGAATTCTACTTCGGGGATGGCGAAACGTTCGAGCAGCAAGACGCAATCGAACTACTTTTGGCTGAGCGAAACCAATCTCTCGCGATCATTGAATATGGGCTCGCTGCGCCGCTGGGGGATTGGTTTGCCGCGTTGGGTAAGTCGCATTCGTATGTCGGTGGTTTGTCGTTTGCCAATGCCGCCGAACTCGCTCGCATGTTTGGATGCGACGATCATGAAATAGCGCTAGCGACGATTCGACAAAACACAGGTGCGGATTGGACGTTGTTGGTAGACAGTTATCCTCTTTTGGATCACACGAGCGATAAGCCCGTTGAGCCAGAAGAGGTAAGGTTTCTTGTCACGGGACCTAAGGTCACCAACCTCAATGCGAACGCGTCTGATACTCCAGAAGCTGGCGGCAATCAGCCTGAATTTAAGCGGCTTGCTGTCGTCCAGACTTGTGCTGACCAACTTACCGAGTGCACCTACGAGAAATGCGTTAAGCTCGGGGGACACCCCAGTATCGTTCACGCTCGCATCGCGAAAGCAGCGATGGCGTTTCTAAGAAGTTTGCTTGCCAACCAGGAGACCTTATGA
- a CDS encoding GspE/PulE family protein: MHRNKLIGGGKTANGKDAVDFVAIEGETELTPPEMYAANLIEWAVDRRASDLFVSDNENSVMVSIRRFGKVEQIRCLARSYGRKLQGHLRVLAGSDAGEIIRPTEGRGVLTTQSGRTVDLRLSTMPTLFGQDVAVRLFDPVNGSRSIESLGYEPDELTAIKDLISQPSGLILVAGPVASGKSSTLYAAVEALNDGTRKIHTLEDPIEHALAGVMQTQVNLRAGLDFADLLSSVLRHSPDVIMVGEIRDARTAATAVRAGASGQLVLATIHAKTAAEAVDSMLQYETNPKFLASALIGVINQRLVRRLCRLCAQPVKADGLNEVSKRVNELLGDQPPRMYLADGCEACFGDGYDSMTCVPEIMLFDRALCEQVANGCSAGDLEKLACERGMVHMSEVMAARVLRGITSPIEANRMFSDPMLADLALRAK, encoded by the coding sequence ATGCACCGTAACAAACTCATCGGCGGCGGCAAAACGGCGAACGGCAAAGACGCAGTCGATTTCGTTGCCATCGAAGGCGAGACTGAATTGACACCGCCCGAGATGTACGCGGCGAATTTGATCGAATGGGCAGTCGACCGTCGAGCGAGTGACTTGTTTGTCTCGGACAACGAAAACTCTGTCATGGTGTCGATTCGTAGATTTGGCAAGGTCGAGCAGATCCGCTGTTTGGCAAGATCCTATGGTCGCAAACTGCAAGGTCACCTACGAGTACTCGCCGGATCCGACGCGGGTGAGATCATTCGTCCGACTGAAGGTCGCGGGGTGTTGACGACTCAATCGGGACGCACGGTCGACTTGCGTTTGTCGACGATGCCCACCTTATTCGGGCAGGACGTTGCCGTGCGGTTGTTCGATCCAGTCAACGGATCGCGTTCAATTGAAAGCCTTGGTTACGAACCTGACGAACTCACCGCGATTAAAGACCTGATATCACAGCCATCCGGTTTAATTCTCGTTGCCGGTCCCGTCGCGAGTGGAAAGTCCAGCACACTTTACGCTGCGGTCGAAGCGCTCAACGATGGAACGCGTAAGATTCATACGTTGGAAGACCCAATCGAACATGCATTAGCCGGAGTGATGCAGACTCAGGTCAATTTGCGGGCAGGCCTCGATTTTGCCGACCTGCTCTCGTCTGTCCTTCGCCACAGTCCCGATGTGATCATGGTCGGCGAGATCCGAGACGCCAGGACGGCAGCGACCGCGGTTCGGGCGGGAGCGAGCGGACAACTCGTGTTGGCAACGATTCATGCTAAAACGGCCGCTGAAGCAGTCGACTCGATGCTGCAGTACGAAACCAATCCTAAGTTCTTGGCGAGTGCTTTGATCGGCGTAATTAACCAACGATTGGTTCGGCGTCTTTGCCGGCTTTGTGCCCAACCAGTCAAGGCCGATGGTTTGAACGAGGTTTCCAAACGCGTCAATGAATTGCTCGGCGACCAACCCCCGCGAATGTACCTTGCCGATGGATGCGAAGCGTGCTTCGGCGATGGGTATGACTCGATGACCTGCGTCCCAGAGATCATGCTCTTTGATCGAGCGTTGTGCGAACAGGTTGCCAATGGATGCTCAGCAGGTGACCTCGAAAAGCTGGCCTGCGAGCGGGGAATGGTCCACATGAGCGAAGTCATGGCCGCCCGCGTTTTGCGAGGCATCACCTCGCCAATCGAAGCCAACCGGATGTTCAGTGATCCGATGCTCGCGGATTTGGCGTTGCGAGCGAAATGA
- a CDS encoding RecQ family ATP-dependent DNA helicase codes for MSDPNAIAILQKHFQYDTFRGSQAAIIDHVVQGNHAMVVMPTGMGKSLCYQIPALIHGDHAESDGTPLTLVLSPLVALMKDQVDALTARGIDAAFINSSLDRTTRIARYEEVASGRYQLLYVTPERFRKDDFREVIRKRHIALMAIDEAHCVSQWGHDFRPDYSRIREIRSFVGNPTTIALTATATRECRSDIYQQIGIDESDIKLFHEGIDRPNLALDVVHVMDNDGKFDSLVETLRSDEYRGGSVIVYFSLIKTLESFSDRMLSAGIDHVNYHGDLPRNVRRRIQNEFMSGDCEIVLATNAFGMGIDKSDIRIVMHVETPGSIESYYQEIGRAGRDGKPSLCRWLYDQSDLMTQMQFIEWSNPEAAFYDRVYTLLREHNEECRAFGLNWMNGRLQRVAKHDHRLATVIAMMDRHGVIAGPHEPACFDVLGPLPEELSSDALLGEKKRNDQQRLYAMVQYAAAEPEARQAFFNDYFLGEE; via the coding sequence ATGTCCGACCCCAACGCCATCGCGATTCTGCAAAAACACTTCCAATACGACACTTTTCGCGGCAGCCAAGCGGCCATCATCGATCATGTTGTCCAAGGCAATCACGCGATGGTAGTGATGCCAACCGGGATGGGGAAATCGCTGTGCTATCAGATTCCAGCACTGATTCATGGCGATCATGCCGAATCGGACGGTACCCCTTTAACGTTAGTGCTATCCCCGCTGGTGGCGTTGATGAAGGATCAGGTTGATGCGTTGACGGCACGCGGTATCGATGCCGCCTTTATCAATTCGTCTCTTGATCGAACGACCCGCATCGCTCGGTACGAAGAGGTCGCTAGTGGTCGTTACCAATTGCTCTACGTCACGCCCGAGCGTTTTCGAAAAGACGATTTTCGTGAAGTCATACGCAAACGGCATATCGCCTTGATGGCGATCGACGAAGCACACTGCGTCAGCCAATGGGGGCACGATTTCCGACCTGATTATTCAAGGATTCGAGAAATTCGATCATTCGTTGGCAACCCTACCACGATCGCGCTAACGGCAACCGCCACTCGTGAATGTCGTTCGGACATTTATCAGCAAATTGGAATTGATGAAAGCGACATCAAGCTATTTCACGAAGGAATCGATCGGCCTAATCTGGCTTTGGATGTCGTGCATGTCATGGATAATGACGGCAAGTTTGATTCGCTCGTCGAAACGTTGCGCAGCGACGAGTATCGCGGCGGTAGCGTGATTGTTTACTTTTCGTTGATCAAAACGCTCGAGAGTTTCAGCGATCGCATGTTGTCGGCCGGTATTGACCACGTCAACTATCACGGTGATCTACCTCGAAACGTTCGTCGTCGAATTCAAAACGAATTTATGTCTGGCGATTGCGAAATCGTTTTGGCGACCAACGCGTTCGGAATGGGAATCGACAAGTCAGACATTCGTATCGTCATGCACGTTGAAACCCCTGGGTCAATTGAGTCGTACTACCAAGAAATCGGTCGCGCCGGTCGCGATGGAAAACCTAGTCTATGTCGTTGGCTCTACGACCAATCAGACCTCATGACTCAAATGCAGTTCATTGAATGGTCCAACCCAGAAGCGGCTTTCTATGATCGCGTTTACACATTGCTTCGCGAACACAACGAAGAGTGTCGGGCGTTTGGGCTTAACTGGATGAATGGACGATTGCAGCGGGTGGCGAAACATGACCACCGCTTGGCCACCGTGATCGCGATGATGGATCGTCACGGGGTGATCGCCGGTCCCCATGAACCGGCATGTTTCGACGTGCTTGGCCCCCTGCCCGAAGAATTGAGCAGCGACGCGTTGCTAGGAGAAAAGAAACGCAACGATCAACAACGTTTGTACGCCATGGTGCAATACGCCGCGGCGGAGCCCGAGGCGCGACAAGCATTCTTTAACGATTACTTCCTAGGCGAAGAGTAA
- a CDS encoding outer membrane protein assembly factor BamB family protein, whose protein sequence is MAFSSLALTRSLTICGLAVAVGALPAIGEDWPRFLGTSGQLKAEATEKTPTKWGDGENVKWATELPGKGVSSPIVVGDLVFVTCYSGYGVGGENESIDDLTRHVICVDKATGKVRWQNEIKAVQPEDPYEGVGVPAHGYASHTPVSDGKRVYAFLGKSGVVAFDLDGNELWRQSVGTGSGPQGWGSSASPVVYQDTLIVTASEESETMFGINAESGEIKWKQEAQDLQSTWSTPTLVTSEEGRTDLVINVPGEVWGINPETGKLRWYSRGTTDASTAASLTPGNGLVFATGGRGGEAVAVKVGGKGDVNDTHVIWDAKIPGRFSTPLYHNDLLFTFGDSIMTVFSAEDGDKVGQLRLGSSSSRGGRGASDGGDGEGNDGEGGGREGGGRRGGGRGGMFSMDYASPVLIGDNIYMTSRSGTVYVLTATRSPELIAENSFPGDSGFGGTPAVSDGEIFIRSDSKLYCLSNK, encoded by the coding sequence ATGGCATTCTCGTCTCTCGCCCTCACTCGTTCTTTGACGATATGCGGTTTGGCTGTGGCGGTTGGTGCTTTGCCTGCTATCGGCGAAGACTGGCCGCGTTTTCTTGGAACTTCGGGACAGCTCAAAGCTGAAGCTACCGAAAAGACGCCGACGAAATGGGGTGATGGCGAAAATGTTAAGTGGGCGACCGAGCTGCCCGGCAAAGGGGTATCAAGTCCGATCGTGGTCGGTGACCTCGTTTTCGTGACTTGCTATTCCGGCTACGGAGTCGGTGGAGAAAATGAGTCGATCGACGACCTAACACGACACGTGATTTGTGTGGATAAGGCGACCGGCAAGGTGCGTTGGCAAAACGAGATCAAGGCCGTTCAGCCAGAGGATCCCTACGAGGGCGTCGGAGTGCCCGCACACGGTTATGCGTCGCACACTCCGGTGAGTGATGGCAAACGAGTTTACGCGTTCTTGGGCAAGAGCGGTGTCGTCGCGTTTGACCTCGACGGAAACGAACTTTGGCGACAATCCGTCGGGACTGGTTCGGGCCCGCAGGGGTGGGGATCGTCTGCGAGCCCGGTTGTCTATCAAGACACGCTGATCGTGACTGCGTCAGAAGAAAGCGAGACAATGTTTGGGATCAACGCCGAGTCTGGCGAGATCAAATGGAAGCAAGAGGCTCAAGACTTGCAAAGCACTTGGAGCACGCCAACGTTGGTCACGTCCGAAGAAGGTCGCACTGACTTGGTCATTAATGTTCCCGGCGAAGTTTGGGGCATCAATCCGGAAACCGGCAAACTGCGATGGTATTCACGCGGCACGACGGATGCTTCGACGGCAGCTTCGTTGACTCCCGGAAATGGACTTGTTTTCGCAACCGGTGGTCGTGGAGGAGAGGCGGTCGCTGTGAAGGTCGGTGGAAAAGGTGATGTGAACGACACTCACGTGATCTGGGACGCAAAGATTCCCGGTCGTTTTTCGACACCGCTATACCACAACGATCTGCTATTCACGTTTGGCGATTCGATCATGACCGTCTTCAGCGCCGAGGACGGTGACAAGGTCGGCCAACTGCGTTTAGGTAGTTCTTCAAGCCGTGGTGGTAGAGGTGCGAGCGACGGAGGTGACGGTGAAGGCAATGATGGTGAAGGAGGTGGACGTGAAGGAGGTGGACGTCGTGGTGGCGGACGAGGCGGCATGTTTAGCATGGACTACGCCTCGCCGGTTCTAATCGGCGACAATATCTACATGACCTCGCGGTCGGGCACGGTTTACGTACTTACGGCAACTCGCTCGCCTGAACTTATTGCCGAAAACTCTTTCCCCGGCGACAGCGGGTTTGGCGGAACTCCAGCAGTCAGTGATGGGGAAATCTTCATCCGCAGTGATAGTAAGCTCTACTGCTTATCAAACAAGTGA
- a CDS encoding SPFH domain-containing protein, whose amino-acid sequence MSESSQTSSTRQSPLIHERLIESPMSAWVPLMMGLGCMLLAPLLFAMGVISGTGILAIPLAIVLGVAGFISLFGLMAIAPNDSRVLLLFGDYKGTVKKSGFFWVNPFLSKRKVSLRIRNFETGSSSLPEQKTQQGVITQAKSRTASRPSKVNDRDGNPIEISAVVVWKVVDTAEALFEVDDYEHYVEVQSEAALRSLATRYPYDHDDHEVSLRGNTDEICDQLCADIQERLGKAGVHVSEARISHLAYAPEIAAAMLQRQQAGAVVAARTKIVDGAVGMVEMALEHLKRDEIVELTADQRASLVSNLLVVLCSDRHTQPVVQAGS is encoded by the coding sequence ATGTCCGAATCAAGTCAAACGAGTTCCACCCGCCAGTCGCCTCTGATTCATGAAAGATTGATTGAATCGCCCATGTCAGCGTGGGTGCCATTGATGATGGGGTTAGGCTGCATGCTTTTGGCGCCGCTTCTATTTGCGATGGGAGTGATTAGTGGGACGGGGATTCTGGCCATTCCCTTAGCGATCGTGCTGGGCGTTGCAGGGTTCATTTCCTTGTTCGGATTGATGGCGATTGCCCCCAATGACTCGCGCGTACTGCTGCTATTTGGTGATTACAAAGGCACGGTCAAAAAGTCGGGCTTCTTTTGGGTCAACCCATTTCTGTCCAAGCGAAAGGTTTCATTGCGAATTCGAAACTTCGAGACGGGCTCTTCGTCGTTACCAGAACAAAAGACGCAGCAAGGCGTTATCACGCAAGCGAAGTCACGCACCGCGAGCCGACCATCCAAGGTGAATGACCGAGACGGCAATCCAATCGAAATATCGGCGGTGGTGGTTTGGAAAGTAGTGGATACCGCAGAGGCTTTGTTTGAGGTGGACGATTACGAACACTATGTTGAAGTTCAAAGCGAAGCCGCGCTAAGAAGCTTGGCGACCCGCTACCCCTACGATCACGATGATCACGAAGTGTCACTTCGTGGCAACACGGATGAGATCTGCGATCAACTATGCGCCGACATTCAAGAGCGACTAGGCAAGGCTGGCGTTCACGTCTCGGAAGCTCGGATCAGTCACCTCGCGTACGCTCCGGAAATCGCAGCGGCAATGTTGCAGCGTCAACAGGCAGGCGCAGTGGTTGCGGCCCGAACCAAAATCGTCGATGGAGCCGTCGGTATGGTCGAGATGGCATTGGAGCATCTCAAACGGGATGAGATTGTCGAATTGACCGCGGACCAACGAGCGTCGCTTGTTTCAAATTTGCTGGTGGTTCTTTGCAGCGACCGGCACACCCAGCCCGTCGTTCAAGCTGGGTCTTAG